A window of Hemibagrus wyckioides isolate EC202008001 linkage group LG03, SWU_Hwy_1.0, whole genome shotgun sequence contains these coding sequences:
- the sufu gene encoding suppressor of fused homolog isoform X2 has translation MDKMRPSGGAAGHLGLASLFPPGLQAIYAECRRLYPDQPNPLQVTAIVKYWLGGPDPLDYISMYRNVGCPALDVQEHWHYVSLGLSDLYGDNRVHEFTGQDGPSGFGFELTFRLKREPGETAPPTWPAELMQGLARYVFQSENTFCSGDHISWHSPLDNSESRIQHMLLTEDPQMQPVQTPFGLVSFLQIVGVCTEELQAAQQWNGQGILDLLRGVHVAGGPWLITDMRRGETIFDIDPHLQERVDKGIETDGSNLSGVSAKCAWDDLSRPPEDEDDSRSICIGSQPRRLSEKDTEQIREALRKGLEINSKSVLPPINSQKHNQDRPLQSVGHLQSKQNSRSRKDSLESESSSAIVPHELVRTRQLESVHLKFNQESGTLLPLCLRGRLLHGRHFTYKSINGDTAITFVSTGVEGAFATEEHPYAAHGPWLQILLTEEFVEHMLGDIQDLSIRDEFKLPKEYSWPDKKLKISILPDTVFDSPLQ, from the exons ATGGATAAAATGCGGCCTAGCGGCGGAGCGGCTGGCCACCTCGGGCTCGCCTCGCTCTTTCCGCCGGGTCTGCAAGCCATTTATGCGGAGTGTCGGCGCCTGTACCCCGATCAACCAAACCCGCTTCAAGTCACTGCCATCGTTAAGTACTG GTTAGGGGGCCCAGATCCTCTAGACTACATAAGTATGTACAGAAACGTGGGATGTCCTGCTCTGGATGTTCAGGAACACTGGCATTATGTGAGTCTCGGCCTGAGTGATCTGTACGGAGACAACAGAGTTCATGA aTTCACTGGTCAAGATGGTCCAAGTGGATTTGGATTTGAGCTTACATTTCGGTTAAAGAGGGAGCCCGGGGAGACGGCTCCCCCCACCTGGCCAGCTGAGCTTATGCAAGGTTTGGCTCGATACGTCTTTCAATCAG AAAACACATTCTGCAGTGGTGACCACATTTCATGGCACAGCCCACTAGACAACAGTGAGTCCCGAATCCAGCACATGCTGCTCACAGAGGATCCCCAGATGCAACCTGTACAAACCCCATTTGGTCTGGTCAGCTTCCTTCAA ATTGTCGGGGTGTGCACCGAAGAGCTGCAGGCAGCACAGCAATGGAATGGTCAGGGCATTTTGGACCTGCTGCGtggagtgcatgt TGCTGGAGGTCCGTGGTTAATCACTGACATGAGGAGAGGGGAGACTATATTTGACATTGATCCTCACTTACAA GAGAGGGTGGATAAAGGCATCGAAACAGACGGCTCTAACCTGAGCGGAGTCAGTGCCAAGTGTGCATGGGATGACCTGAGCCGACCTCCTGAGGATGAGGACGACAGTCGCAGCATCTGCATTGGATCACAGCCACGCAGGCTGTCCGAGAAAG ACACTGAACAGATCAGGGAAGCCCTGAGGAAAGGACTGGAGATTAACAGCAAGTCAGTCTTACCTCCCATTAACAGTCAGAAACACAACCAAGACCGGCCACT ACAATCAGTCGGACATTTGCAGAGCAAGCAGAACTCAAG AAGCCGTAAGGACAGTCTGGAAAGTGAGAGCTCATCTGCTATTGTTCCCCATGAGCTGGTGAGGACACGACAGCTGGAGAGTGTGCACCTCAAGTTCAATCAGGAGTCTGGAACTCTGCTCCCACTGTGCCTTAG AGGTCGTCTCCTTCATGGGCGGCACTTCACATATAAAAGTATCAATGGTGACACGGCAATCACTTTTGTATCCACTGGAGTAGAGGGTGCCTTTGCAACAGAAGAGCACCCCTACGCTGCTCATGGGCCATGGCTACAG ATCCTTCTCACTGAAGAGTTTGTGGAGCACATGCTAGGTGACATTCAGGATCTAAGTATTCGTGACGAG ttcAAGCTACCAAAGGAATACAGCTGGCCTGATAAGAAGCTAAAGATTTCCATCCTGCCAGATACAGTGTTTGACAGCCCGCTGCAATAA
- the sufu gene encoding suppressor of fused homolog isoform X4 — MDKMRPSGGAAGHLGLASLFPPGLQAIYAECRRLYPDQPNPLQVTAIVKYWLGGPDPLDYISMYRNVGCPALDVQEHWHYVSLGLSDLYGDNRVHEFTGQDGPSGFGFELTFRLKREPGETAPPTWPAELMQGLARYVFQSENTFCSGDHISWHSPLDNSESRIQHMLLTEDPQMQPVQTPFGLVSFLQIVGVCTEELQAAQQWNGQGILDLLRGVHVAGGPWLITDMRRGETIFDIDPHLQERVDKGIETDGSNLSGVSAKCAWDDLSRPPEDEDDSRSICIGSQPRRLSEKDTEQIREALRKGLEINSKSVLPPINSQKHNQDRPLSRKDSLESESSSAIVPHELVRTRQLESVHLKFNQESGTLLPLCLRGRLLHGRHFTYKSINGDTAITFVSTGVEGAFATEEHPYAAHGPWLQILLTEEFVEHMLGDIQDLSIRDEFKLPKEYSWPDKKLKISILPDTVFDSPLQ; from the exons ATGGATAAAATGCGGCCTAGCGGCGGAGCGGCTGGCCACCTCGGGCTCGCCTCGCTCTTTCCGCCGGGTCTGCAAGCCATTTATGCGGAGTGTCGGCGCCTGTACCCCGATCAACCAAACCCGCTTCAAGTCACTGCCATCGTTAAGTACTG GTTAGGGGGCCCAGATCCTCTAGACTACATAAGTATGTACAGAAACGTGGGATGTCCTGCTCTGGATGTTCAGGAACACTGGCATTATGTGAGTCTCGGCCTGAGTGATCTGTACGGAGACAACAGAGTTCATGA aTTCACTGGTCAAGATGGTCCAAGTGGATTTGGATTTGAGCTTACATTTCGGTTAAAGAGGGAGCCCGGGGAGACGGCTCCCCCCACCTGGCCAGCTGAGCTTATGCAAGGTTTGGCTCGATACGTCTTTCAATCAG AAAACACATTCTGCAGTGGTGACCACATTTCATGGCACAGCCCACTAGACAACAGTGAGTCCCGAATCCAGCACATGCTGCTCACAGAGGATCCCCAGATGCAACCTGTACAAACCCCATTTGGTCTGGTCAGCTTCCTTCAA ATTGTCGGGGTGTGCACCGAAGAGCTGCAGGCAGCACAGCAATGGAATGGTCAGGGCATTTTGGACCTGCTGCGtggagtgcatgt TGCTGGAGGTCCGTGGTTAATCACTGACATGAGGAGAGGGGAGACTATATTTGACATTGATCCTCACTTACAA GAGAGGGTGGATAAAGGCATCGAAACAGACGGCTCTAACCTGAGCGGAGTCAGTGCCAAGTGTGCATGGGATGACCTGAGCCGACCTCCTGAGGATGAGGACGACAGTCGCAGCATCTGCATTGGATCACAGCCACGCAGGCTGTCCGAGAAAG ACACTGAACAGATCAGGGAAGCCCTGAGGAAAGGACTGGAGATTAACAGCAAGTCAGTCTTACCTCCCATTAACAGTCAGAAACACAACCAAGACCGGCCACT AAGCCGTAAGGACAGTCTGGAAAGTGAGAGCTCATCTGCTATTGTTCCCCATGAGCTGGTGAGGACACGACAGCTGGAGAGTGTGCACCTCAAGTTCAATCAGGAGTCTGGAACTCTGCTCCCACTGTGCCTTAG AGGTCGTCTCCTTCATGGGCGGCACTTCACATATAAAAGTATCAATGGTGACACGGCAATCACTTTTGTATCCACTGGAGTAGAGGGTGCCTTTGCAACAGAAGAGCACCCCTACGCTGCTCATGGGCCATGGCTACAG ATCCTTCTCACTGAAGAGTTTGTGGAGCACATGCTAGGTGACATTCAGGATCTAAGTATTCGTGACGAG ttcAAGCTACCAAAGGAATACAGCTGGCCTGATAAGAAGCTAAAGATTTCCATCCTGCCAGATACAGTGTTTGACAGCCCGCTGCAATAA
- the sufu gene encoding suppressor of fused homolog isoform X3, with protein sequence MDKMRPSGGAAGHLGLASLFPPGLQAIYAECRRLYPDQPNPLQVTAIVKYWLGGPDPLDYISMYRNVGCPALDVQEHWHYVSLGLSDLYGDNRVHEFTGQDGPSGFGFELTFRLKREPGETAPPTWPAELMQGLARYVFQSENTFCSGDHISWHSPLDNSESRIQHMLLTEDPQMQPVQTPFGLVSFLQIVGVCTEELQAAQQWNGQGILDLLRGVHVAGGPWLITDMRRGETIFDIDPHLQQERVDKGIETDGSNLSGVSAKCAWDDLSRPPEDEDDSRSICIGSQPRRLSEKDTEQIREALRKGLEINSKSVLPPINSQKHNQDRPLSRKDSLESESSSAIVPHELVRTRQLESVHLKFNQESGTLLPLCLRGRLLHGRHFTYKSINGDTAITFVSTGVEGAFATEEHPYAAHGPWLQILLTEEFVEHMLGDIQDLSIRDEFKLPKEYSWPDKKLKISILPDTVFDSPLQ encoded by the exons ATGGATAAAATGCGGCCTAGCGGCGGAGCGGCTGGCCACCTCGGGCTCGCCTCGCTCTTTCCGCCGGGTCTGCAAGCCATTTATGCGGAGTGTCGGCGCCTGTACCCCGATCAACCAAACCCGCTTCAAGTCACTGCCATCGTTAAGTACTG GTTAGGGGGCCCAGATCCTCTAGACTACATAAGTATGTACAGAAACGTGGGATGTCCTGCTCTGGATGTTCAGGAACACTGGCATTATGTGAGTCTCGGCCTGAGTGATCTGTACGGAGACAACAGAGTTCATGA aTTCACTGGTCAAGATGGTCCAAGTGGATTTGGATTTGAGCTTACATTTCGGTTAAAGAGGGAGCCCGGGGAGACGGCTCCCCCCACCTGGCCAGCTGAGCTTATGCAAGGTTTGGCTCGATACGTCTTTCAATCAG AAAACACATTCTGCAGTGGTGACCACATTTCATGGCACAGCCCACTAGACAACAGTGAGTCCCGAATCCAGCACATGCTGCTCACAGAGGATCCCCAGATGCAACCTGTACAAACCCCATTTGGTCTGGTCAGCTTCCTTCAA ATTGTCGGGGTGTGCACCGAAGAGCTGCAGGCAGCACAGCAATGGAATGGTCAGGGCATTTTGGACCTGCTGCGtggagtgcatgt TGCTGGAGGTCCGTGGTTAATCACTGACATGAGGAGAGGGGAGACTATATTTGACATTGATCCTCACTTACAA CAGGAGAGGGTGGATAAAGGCATCGAAACAGACGGCTCTAACCTGAGCGGAGTCAGTGCCAAGTGTGCATGGGATGACCTGAGCCGACCTCCTGAGGATGAGGACGACAGTCGCAGCATCTGCATTGGATCACAGCCACGCAGGCTGTCCGAGAAAG ACACTGAACAGATCAGGGAAGCCCTGAGGAAAGGACTGGAGATTAACAGCAAGTCAGTCTTACCTCCCATTAACAGTCAGAAACACAACCAAGACCGGCCACT AAGCCGTAAGGACAGTCTGGAAAGTGAGAGCTCATCTGCTATTGTTCCCCATGAGCTGGTGAGGACACGACAGCTGGAGAGTGTGCACCTCAAGTTCAATCAGGAGTCTGGAACTCTGCTCCCACTGTGCCTTAG AGGTCGTCTCCTTCATGGGCGGCACTTCACATATAAAAGTATCAATGGTGACACGGCAATCACTTTTGTATCCACTGGAGTAGAGGGTGCCTTTGCAACAGAAGAGCACCCCTACGCTGCTCATGGGCCATGGCTACAG ATCCTTCTCACTGAAGAGTTTGTGGAGCACATGCTAGGTGACATTCAGGATCTAAGTATTCGTGACGAG ttcAAGCTACCAAAGGAATACAGCTGGCCTGATAAGAAGCTAAAGATTTCCATCCTGCCAGATACAGTGTTTGACAGCCCGCTGCAATAA
- the sufu gene encoding suppressor of fused homolog isoform X1, which translates to MDKMRPSGGAAGHLGLASLFPPGLQAIYAECRRLYPDQPNPLQVTAIVKYWLGGPDPLDYISMYRNVGCPALDVQEHWHYVSLGLSDLYGDNRVHEFTGQDGPSGFGFELTFRLKREPGETAPPTWPAELMQGLARYVFQSENTFCSGDHISWHSPLDNSESRIQHMLLTEDPQMQPVQTPFGLVSFLQIVGVCTEELQAAQQWNGQGILDLLRGVHVAGGPWLITDMRRGETIFDIDPHLQQERVDKGIETDGSNLSGVSAKCAWDDLSRPPEDEDDSRSICIGSQPRRLSEKDTEQIREALRKGLEINSKSVLPPINSQKHNQDRPLQSVGHLQSKQNSRSRKDSLESESSSAIVPHELVRTRQLESVHLKFNQESGTLLPLCLRGRLLHGRHFTYKSINGDTAITFVSTGVEGAFATEEHPYAAHGPWLQILLTEEFVEHMLGDIQDLSIRDEFKLPKEYSWPDKKLKISILPDTVFDSPLQ; encoded by the exons ATGGATAAAATGCGGCCTAGCGGCGGAGCGGCTGGCCACCTCGGGCTCGCCTCGCTCTTTCCGCCGGGTCTGCAAGCCATTTATGCGGAGTGTCGGCGCCTGTACCCCGATCAACCAAACCCGCTTCAAGTCACTGCCATCGTTAAGTACTG GTTAGGGGGCCCAGATCCTCTAGACTACATAAGTATGTACAGAAACGTGGGATGTCCTGCTCTGGATGTTCAGGAACACTGGCATTATGTGAGTCTCGGCCTGAGTGATCTGTACGGAGACAACAGAGTTCATGA aTTCACTGGTCAAGATGGTCCAAGTGGATTTGGATTTGAGCTTACATTTCGGTTAAAGAGGGAGCCCGGGGAGACGGCTCCCCCCACCTGGCCAGCTGAGCTTATGCAAGGTTTGGCTCGATACGTCTTTCAATCAG AAAACACATTCTGCAGTGGTGACCACATTTCATGGCACAGCCCACTAGACAACAGTGAGTCCCGAATCCAGCACATGCTGCTCACAGAGGATCCCCAGATGCAACCTGTACAAACCCCATTTGGTCTGGTCAGCTTCCTTCAA ATTGTCGGGGTGTGCACCGAAGAGCTGCAGGCAGCACAGCAATGGAATGGTCAGGGCATTTTGGACCTGCTGCGtggagtgcatgt TGCTGGAGGTCCGTGGTTAATCACTGACATGAGGAGAGGGGAGACTATATTTGACATTGATCCTCACTTACAA CAGGAGAGGGTGGATAAAGGCATCGAAACAGACGGCTCTAACCTGAGCGGAGTCAGTGCCAAGTGTGCATGGGATGACCTGAGCCGACCTCCTGAGGATGAGGACGACAGTCGCAGCATCTGCATTGGATCACAGCCACGCAGGCTGTCCGAGAAAG ACACTGAACAGATCAGGGAAGCCCTGAGGAAAGGACTGGAGATTAACAGCAAGTCAGTCTTACCTCCCATTAACAGTCAGAAACACAACCAAGACCGGCCACT ACAATCAGTCGGACATTTGCAGAGCAAGCAGAACTCAAG AAGCCGTAAGGACAGTCTGGAAAGTGAGAGCTCATCTGCTATTGTTCCCCATGAGCTGGTGAGGACACGACAGCTGGAGAGTGTGCACCTCAAGTTCAATCAGGAGTCTGGAACTCTGCTCCCACTGTGCCTTAG AGGTCGTCTCCTTCATGGGCGGCACTTCACATATAAAAGTATCAATGGTGACACGGCAATCACTTTTGTATCCACTGGAGTAGAGGGTGCCTTTGCAACAGAAGAGCACCCCTACGCTGCTCATGGGCCATGGCTACAG ATCCTTCTCACTGAAGAGTTTGTGGAGCACATGCTAGGTGACATTCAGGATCTAAGTATTCGTGACGAG ttcAAGCTACCAAAGGAATACAGCTGGCCTGATAAGAAGCTAAAGATTTCCATCCTGCCAGATACAGTGTTTGACAGCCCGCTGCAATAA